In a single window of the Mesoplodon densirostris isolate mMesDen1 chromosome 16, mMesDen1 primary haplotype, whole genome shotgun sequence genome:
- the PI3 gene encoding elafin — translation MKSRNFLIPVVVLLVLGTLVAQAAVVKGQGTMKGNVLIKGQDPVKGQDPVKGQDPVKGQDPVKGQDPVKGQDPVKGQDPVKGQDPVKEQDPVKVPFLTKRGFCPRIPIRCHLLNPPNECLRDAHCWGAKKCCVGYCGNVCLYPL, via the exons ATGAAGTCCAGAAACTTCTTGATCCCAGTGGTGGTACTTCTTGTCCTTGGGACGCTGGTGGCACAGGCAGCTGTCGTAAAAG GTCAAGGCACTATGAAAGGCAATGTTCTGATCAAAGGACAAGATCCAGTCAAAGGTCAAGATCCAGTCAAAGGACAAGATCCAGTCAAAGGTCAAGATCCAGTCAAAGGACAAGATCCAGTCAAAGGTCAAGATCCAGTCAAAGGACAAGATCCAGTCAAAGGACAAGATCCAGTCAAAGAACAAGATCCAGTCAAAGTCCCATTCCTCACTAAGCGTGGCTTCTGCCCCAGGATTCCGATCCGGTGCCACTTGTTAAATCCCCCTAACGAATGTTTGAGAGATGCTCATTGCTGGGGAGCCAAGAAGTGCTGTGTGGGCTATTGCGGGAACGTCTGTCTGTATCCCCTGTGA